One stretch of Prunus persica cultivar Lovell chromosome G1, Prunus_persica_NCBIv2, whole genome shotgun sequence DNA includes these proteins:
- the LOC18792324 gene encoding probable tyrosine-protein phosphatase At1g05000: MIQDDNDVLEPPINFSTVDEGIFRSGFPQPPNFPFLKTLQLRSIIYLCPEPYPEENLEFLRSQNIQLFQFGIEGKKKASSSAASSIPKQTILEALKVLIDVRNHPVLIHCKRGKHRTGCLVGVLRKFQNWCLASVFEEYQRFAGAKSRTTDLRFIETFDVVGLRDCLYGIIHHYYRLAYYASKKRRLLLYTQAQQDMQTYRHYKP; this comes from the coding sequence ATGATCCAGGACGACAACGACGTTTTGGAGCCGCCGATCAATTTCTCGACGGTGGACGAGGGCATTTTCAGATCGGGCTTCCCTCAGCCGCCCAATTTCCCATTCCTCAAAACCCTTCAACTCCGATCCATCATATATCTGTGCCCCGAGCCCTACCCGGAGGAGAATCTGGAGTTTCTTCGGTCTCAAAACATCCAGCTGTTCCAATTCGGAATCGAGGGGAAGAAGAAGGCTTCTTCTTCGGCTGCATCGTCGATCCCCAAGCAGACGATCTTGGAGGCTCTGAAGGTGTTGATCGACGTGAGGAACCATCCGGTGTTGATCCACTGCAAACGTGGCAAGCATCGGACGGGTTGTCTCGTGGGTGTGCTGAGGAAATTTCAGAATTGGTGCTTGGCTTCGGTGTTTGAGGAGTACCAGAGATTCGCGGGCGCGAAATCTAGGACGACCGATTTGAGATTTATTGAGACGTTTGACGTGGTGGGGCTGAGGGACTGCCTGTACGGCATCATCCACCATTACTATCGACTAGCCTACTACGCTTCCAAGAAGAGGCGCTTGTTATTGTACACACAAGCACA